The genome window ACGACTACGGCGTGCCGTATGAGATATGCACCGACTTCAAGAATGATTGGAGAAACTGTGGCGCCTGCCTCGCAAGCTGCTCTTCATGCAAGGATGGCCAGTGCATGTCCTGCGGCAACCAAACGGCCTGCCTATCAGGCTCGGCAGACTTCGGGACCTGGGAGTGTGTCGACCTCCCCACAGACTCGTTCAACTGTGGCGGGTGTGGCATCAGCTGTGGCGAAGGCCAGCTTTGCGTCGATGGCAAGTGTACCGGATGTCCAGCAGACACGCCTGACACGTGTTTTGGGAGGTGTTTCAACCTCCAGACGGATTTTACAAAGTGCGGTAGCTGTGACATTTCCTGCCCGGACGGCGCCGACAAATGCGTCGGTGGAACGTGCCAGTGTGTCCCCGGCAAGACGCTTTGCGGCGAGTATTTCGTGCCCCGATGCGTCGACTTAACCAACAACCCCCGCGACTGTGGCGGATGCGACAACGAGGTATGTGACAATGTTGGATTTGGACGCGCTGACCCAGTGCCCCGAAGGCCAGCAGTGCCAGAGCGGCAAGTGTCTTCCCTGTGCCCCAGGCTTCGAGGTGTGCTCAAGCTATGATGGCAATTGTCTCAACCTCATGAACGACCAGCAAAACTGTGGAAAGTGCTTCAACTCTGTAGGTTTGATTGCGGACGCTGCTGATCCAGTGCCAAACGGGGGACAACTGCGTCAACGGCACTTGTACCGGCAACGAGGGTTGTCCGCCTGACCAGATCAACTGCGTCAACTACTGCTACAATCCGATGAACGATAACAAGCACTGTGGCGGGTGCTTCCTACCGGTGGGTGAGGGTTGAGTGttgctgaccccagtgTGAGGAGGGCAAAAActgcgtcggcggcgtgtGCCAATAAAGGACTCTGAAAGACCGCAAGAACAATGTCGAGATGGAACCGTAAAGCCGAAATGATAGTTCAAGTCCAATGCATCCTGTTCAGAAGGCCGAGCCGGTTGTACATGCTGCCGAGTGCTCTGGGACTCTCATTTTGCGTACCAAGCCTTTCGAGACTGGAGACACGGACACAGGCAAGCATTGCCGGACATTTGGTCTAGAGCTTGTTTCTCTGTTTGAGCTGAAGTGAGAACAGGTGTGAGGACAGCCAGGTCTCTGCGCGGCAGTTGATCAGGCGAGGATAAGATCCGCTACCAAGAAGAGCGCGGCATTCTTCGCTTGGTGTCCAGTGACATGCTTGGCTCCATGGAGACGCGGTTGGACCAATGCGTGATTGAGATGGACAAGTTTGGAGTGTTGGCTGGGATTATGCGATGTTGGGCAGTTTACCGATCGGCAGTGATGCAAGTTGTAGGCTACATGGTCTCCTTTTGCCGTTCCCTCGCTTCGCGTCGCTTGCGCCAAATCGCGCCCCATCGCTGCTGTACTCCCACAAGCACGAGCGACAATACCAAGAGCCCAGTCCAGAGCGTAAAAGTCCATCCCGTCCCGATCCGCTTCATGGTCGGTTCTACGGCCGCCGTACTTGCAGCACCGAGTAGACATCgggcgaggttgagtgCCGCAGTTGCTGACGCGCTCTGAGTCGGAAACACATCGACGATAAAAGTCGAGATGACGGACTGGATCGACATGGCGGCCCACGCGAGGACGAACGAAGCAACAATCGGTGCAGCCATATGTAGGTGCTTGTCGAGCGCCCAGCCGAACAGCAGCATTGCGAACCATTGTAATGGCGACCAGAACCAGACGGTGCGTAGGCGCGCGTGTTCGATTGGAAAGTCGGCCGGATTACCCGTAAAGTGGGCCTGCATACGCTTGTAGTCGTGGTCTAGGAGCTTGCCAGTCGTGAGCGTCCCAATCATACACCCGAAGCCGTTGGCCAAAAACGTCAGGCCGATATGTAGGTCGTCCAGGCCGTATATGCTTTTAAAGAGGGACGATTGGGCCGTGACGGCCATCTGCCAAGTCGCGTAGTGTagcgagaggaagaggagcgtAACAAAGACCTCGGGGTAGAAGAGGATGCGGATTGGCGCGGCGATATCGAGCTTGAGTGACTTGGTAGTTGTCGCTTGCGCCTCCCGTGGTGGTGCCATTATTTTATCTAGTGGAGCTCGCGAGATGCGAGGTGGCAACAACGAGCCGTCGCCAACAAGCCCCCGCAGCGTCTCGGGAAGCACGACCACCAATATGGCGAGGTATGTTCCCCCGTAGATGACGA of Cutaneotrichosporon cavernicola HIS019 DNA, chromosome: 4 contains these proteins:
- a CDS encoding uncharacterized protein (Major Facilitator Superfamily), which translates into the protein MSPPLKHGTINEPNEDSTHAVPAPEYSRFTRRQRWLIVVLATISATFSGFASNIYFPAIPRIAHDLGTSIENINLTVTTYMVFQALTPTLWGALSDVYGRRVTLMCTFVVFIGASIGLALSTQFYELLILRGLQSSGSASTIAIGSGMIGDVTAREARGGIMGIFQTGLLMPLAIGPVLGGVFSDTMGWRSIFWFLVIYGGTYLAILVVVLPETLRGLVGDGSLLPPRISRAPLDKIMAPPREAQATTTKSLKLDIAAPIRILFYPEVFVTLLFLSLHYATWQMAVTAQSSLFKSIYGLDDLHIGLTFLANGFGCMIGTLTTGKLLDHDYKRMQAHFTGNPADFPIEHARLRTVWFWSPLQWFAMLLFGWALDKHLHMAAPIVASFVLAWAAMSIQSVISTFIVDVFPTQSASATAALNLARCLLGAASTAAVEPTMKRIGTGWTFTLWTGLLVLSLVLVGVQQRWGAIWRKRREARERQKETM